One genomic region from Bubalus bubalis isolate 160015118507 breed Murrah chromosome 12, NDDB_SH_1, whole genome shotgun sequence encodes:
- the CFAP157 gene encoding cilia- and flagella-associated protein 157, with protein MAPKKKGAKEPELKKKKGGKKDPNLANKPMEMPISEEIREFYHIQIRDLEDRLARYQRKWDEMAMQEKLFRQEFDQLANNKKEIVAFLKRTLNQRVDEIADLNEQLQSLQLAKEIEKDAFEAQLAQVRHEFQETKDQLTTENIILGGKLAALEEFRLQKEELMQKFMSLEDQLRKQENEYKDYVHNLEKKSVLDKDRLRKEIIQRVNMVATDFRKVSTSQMWDTTKRAITENNAVTLQLAKITRQGTQLLAENEQLRGHQDDLCKQLELLENSQKLMARNNRGHQKVILMLTEKCREQQQSMAEAERLRVLLGQLEQDLLKQQQDNQALRNERDQLNLQLERRQAEGQRLQQQLSKEQKVRSSLETALAQATSFLQDIVQMQPNKEDGDFDVVFQLQRKEMLQQLLLMLGSAVVSSPQMAEALHRESQPCGLPREGQGSSTQLLRTGSLLQQLSGIIPYRPGDLGLVPRRIHIPPNPEDLRLLSHTTRMGNLQAYSSPKIHTSASQKRFKKLSLPEVSLLSK; from the exons ATGGCTCCTAAAAAGAAGGGGGCCAAAGAGCCCGAGCTCAAGAAGAAGAAAGGTGGCAAGAAGGATCCCAACCTGGCCAACAAGCCCATGGAAATGCCTATAAGCGAGGAGATCCGAGAGTTCTACCACATCCAGATCCGCGACCTGGAGGACAGGCTGGCCCG GTACCAGCGCAAGTGGGATGAGATGGCCATGCAGGAGAAGCTGTTTCGCCAGGAGTTTGACCAGCTGGCCAACAACAAGAAGGAGATCGTGGCCTTCCTCAAGCGCACGCTCAACCAGCGGGTGGATGAGATCGCCGACCTCAATGAGCAGCTCCAGAGCCTGCAGCTGGCcaaggagatagagaaggatGCCTTCGAGGCACAGCTAGCCCAGGTGCGCCACGAATTCCAGGAGACCAAGGACCAGCTCACCACCGAGAACATCATCCTTG GGGGAAAGCTGGCAGCCCTGGAGGAGTTCCGGCTGCAGAAAGAGGAGCTCATGCAAAAGTTCATGTCACTGGAGGACCAGCTGCGGAAGCAGGAGAACGAATACAAGGACTACGTGCACAACCTGGAGAAGAAGTCGGTGCTGGACAAGGACAG ACTGAGAAAGGAGATCATCCAGCGTGTGAACATGGTGGCCACGGACTTCCGCAAGGTGTCCACGAGCCAGATGTGGGACACAACCAAGCGGGCCATCACAGAGAACAACGCAGTGACCCTGCAGCTGGCCAAGATTACACGACAGGGCACGCAGCTGCTGGCGGAGAACGAGCAGCTCCGGGGCCACCAGGACGACCTGTGCAAACAGCTGGAGCTGCTGGAGAACTCCCAGAAGCTCATGGCCAGGAACAACCGGGGCCACCAGAAG GTCATCCTCATGCTGACGGAGAAGTGCCgtgagcagcagcagagcatggcTGAGGCCGAGCGGCTGCGCGTCCTGCTGGGCCAGCTGGAGCAGGACCtcctgaagcagcagcaggacaatCAGGCACTGAG GAACGAAAGAGACCAGCTGAACCTGCAGCTGGAGCGGCGGCAGGCCGAGGGGCAGCGGCTCCAGCAGCAGCTGAGCAAAGAGCAGAAGGTCCGGTCGAGCCTGGAGACGGCCCTGGCCCAGGCCACCTCCTTCCTACAGGACATCGTGCAG ATGCAGCCTAACAAGGAGGACGGTGACTTCGACGTCGTGTTCCAGCTGCAGCGCAAGGAGATGCTGCAGCAGTTGCTGCTCATGCTCGGCTCGGCCGTGGTCTCAAGCCCCCAGATGGCCGAGGCCCTGCACCGGGAGAGCCAGCCCTGTGGCCTGCCCAGGGAGGG CCAGGGCAGCAGCACCCAGCTACTCAGGACGGGGTCTCTGCTGCAGCAGCTGTCCGGCATCATACCCTACCGGCCTGGGGACCTCGGTCTGGTACCTCGACGGATCCACATCCCACCCAACCCTGAGGACCTCAGGCTGCTCTCACATACCACCCGCATGGGCAACTTACAGGCGTACAGCAGCCCCAAG ATCCACACCTCTGCTTCTCAGAAAAGGTTCAAAAAGCTTAGTCTTCCTGAAGTTTCCCTACTTTCAAAGTAG
- the PTRH1 gene encoding probable peptidyl-tRNA hydrolase, which produces MGLPGLSRAGLWLSRAMSRCVLEPRPAGKRWLVAGLGNPGLPGTRHSVGMAVLGQLARRLGVAESWARDRRCAADLALASLGDAQLVLLRPRRLMNLNGHSVAQAVELFGLTAEEVYLVHDELDKPLGKVALKLGGSARGHNGVRSCMSCLNSNAMPRLRVGIGRPTHRDAVQAYVLGRFSPAEQELLPPVLERAVDLLLDHIRQRSQESSLGP; this is translated from the exons ATGGGGCTCCCTGGCCTCTCGCGCGCCGGGTTGTGGCTGAGTCGAGCCATGAGCCGCTGTGTTTTGGAACCCCGGCCGGCGGGGAAGCGGTGGCTG GTGGCAGGTCTGGGAAACCCTGGACTTCCTGGCACGCGGCACAGCGTGGGCATGGCAGTGCTGGGGCAGCTGGCGCGGCGGCTGGGGGTGGCGGAGAGCTGGGCACGCGACCGGCGCTGTGCCGCGGACCTCGCCCTGGCCTCACTCGGAGATGCCCAGCTGGTCCTGCTCCGGCCACGAAGGCTCATGAACCTCAACGGGCACAGTGTGGCCCAGGCGG TGGAGCTGTTTGGACTGACTGCTGAGGAAGTTTACCTGGTACACGATGAGCTGGACAAGCCGCTGGGGAAAGTGGCTCTGAAGTTGGGAGGAAGCGCCAG GGGCCACAATGGAGTCCGTTCCTGTATGAGCTGCCTCAACTCCAAT GCAATGCCACGGCTGCGGGTGGGCATCGGGCGGCCGACCCACCGGGACGCAGTGCAGGCCTACGTGCTGGGCCGCTTCTCCCCTGCTGAGCAGGAGCTGCTGCCTCCAGTGCTGGAGCGCGCTGTGGACCTGCTCCTGGACCACATCCGCCAGCGGAGCCAGGAGTCTTCGTTGGGCCCCTGA